The segment GTAAAACTCACATGCCCTCGGTCCCAGCGATTTACAGGCCACCGGAAATCGGCTTTCCTACGAGATCCTGGACAGAACCGGAGAATCAGAACAAGGGTGAACGTGGAACAACAGGAAGAACGCCAGTAAAGCAAATAACAAGGGGCGGTTCGTCGAGTACAGGAAGTGATCGCTCCCTCCCGGTCTCTTACACAGTCGTCAatatcttcttcatttctttcggcCTCTTGGTGGACACGGCGACATCTTTAGGTCTAATCTACATGGCAACGGTCCACGAGAATGACGGCATCGCCAAATTCAAGGAATGTTCACTGCAAACTCAAGGGTAACTTCCTGAGACCCTGAAGTTGCAAATAGATCCCTGACACCCATGCAAAGGCTGAATTCATCACTGTCTCAAATTAGACTAGAGTCCTTCATAGAGGGATGCTTCAAAATAGAAGGTGACCTTGTAATGATTCCTTTAATTATGGCTTCTTACAAGTTAgcatgtctgtcattctctctctctctctctctctctctctctctctctctatatgtctttattttatattatacctttttatttcatttcatttcatattctttattttttttctctttcatttttttcattgtatatatatatacatatatatatgtatgtgaaatatatatatatatatatatatatatatatatatgtatatatgtgtgtgtgtgtatttatttaaattatatatacataatatatatatatatttatatatatatgtgtgtatgtgtgtgtgtttgtatgtacaagtatatctatccacatatgtatctatatccatctatctatttatttatctattcatatacatatacatatgtgtgttgtaGCCACTTTCAAATTTCCCAACTCGCATTGTTTTACCAGGAGTAAGCAAAACGTTGCTGTTCACAATCCACTTGAAACATGGACACAGTATGTTATTCAGTGCACAGTTGTTGCACGTTGTTTAAGTACAACATACAATACCCAAGCTCATTCACTGATAGATAATAGATCTACTGATTTAGACGGATGTAGTAATATTTACACAATAATCCTAGGTAAGGAGGACACTAATAGAGCAGAGTAATACCATTTATCACACCGTCACGTACAAATGGCCTAGCTGTCTACCACATACCAACCTGTTAGTAAGCATTATgtgcatctatttattttatttatatgcttattcatttatttatcttttacttatataatttttctttttttcttttctttttttctgggggggggggggggagggtattgaaATAGATGCACGTTATGATAcaaataaagattatcattaatatcataaaattgttttattggtctcatcatgattattatccttttcagtatcattgtcattattattcctatctcaTTTACCATTACAAAAGCCTCGTTAAATGTTTTTTCACTCTATATGCTTGATACGTACGTAATTATTCTCAATTTTGTTTTACCATCCCAACGCTCATGAGAACAttatgcagtgtgtgtatatatatacatacacacacacacacacacacacatatatatatatatatatatatatatatgtataccataatCACTACTATAATCGTtcgtgtcatcatcattaccattgataatattatcagtatggctttgacagtaatatatatttttttattatgacacaaacattattataattactatcataattaccattacttgtTATTTCACCATTTAGTTTTGCTGTTCACTAGGGTTGAAAAAAGAAACGTACGAGGGTCAAGATTCCTTATTATGTTCAATTTAATTGGCATAGATATTGTGATActacaaacataatatatgtgtatatatatatatgtgtgtgtgtgtgtgtgtgtgtgtgtgtaatatatatatatatatatatatatatatatatatatatatatatatatgggtgtgtgtgtgtgtgtgtgtgtgtgtgtaatatatatatatatatatatatatatatatatatatatatatatgggtgtgtgtgtgtgtgtgtgtgtgtgtacatatatatacatacatacatatatacgtatatatatatacatatatatatataaatgtgtgtgtataatatatatatatatatatatatgtatatatatacgtatatctgtatgtatatatatgcacacacacacacacacacacacacacacacacacacacacacacacacacacacacacacacacacacacacatatatatgatactacaaatataatactaatataaaaaagctaattcaggaaagaaagggaacgtaaaaataaaagatacgaaataaaaaacataaaaattaagaataaatagACATGAAACAATGAAAGCCTAAAAGAGGAAATAACTGGACTTAAagataataaatggaaaaaaaatacagtggtCTTCCCTCTTATCTGCTCGTTTCTTACCTATTtctcgtttatatatgtgtgtgtctgtaggtataCAACACTTTTAGTAGCAGTTTATATGCCTggtattaatccaataatctttaTTGGGATTCCTCTGTCccaggatctcccatagtgattaaTTATGCACTGTAttgaacgccttcttgaggttatTGTAAGTTGCAAGCAGCGCAGGCCCAAACTCATGACAGTGCACTATACAGTGATTCAAATGCCAGGATATGGTCTAGAGTGGACTTGCAGAGactgaatccagattgctccactctctggtgccttagtgggTGATCTCTGAttcgtctcagaaggatgtgaacgAGAACCCTAGCTGGTATACCGAACAGTGTTATTCCTATCGATTCCCTGTCCCCTTCCAGGCAAACCCCCCTGCACCATAGGTTCACCACCAGCCTTTAAAATTCCAGGGTGGATGCCACAGATACCTGCTGCTTTAACACCCCACAGCTTGGAGATCAGTTACGGAGGGTTGGGTCCTCACTGATAGGTAGTTCCGGCACAGGGATATCGACATCACCCACGTCCATGTTAACTGCTGGTGGGTCAGCCTGGTACAAGTGCTCAAGATACTTAGTCCAACGTCGCCGTACTCCAACATggtctgagatgatctggccactTCCTAAGCTGATTGCAGTCTTCTGTGAGGatggcttggagttcagctttctcagggcttggtaggtaggacACAGGTCATTTACTAGAAAATGGCCTTCGACCTCCTTCTCATGAATTCTGATAAAGCGTTCCTTGTCCCTTTACAACAGCGACCGTGTCTTGCACACTAGGGAACGATGCAAGTCACGATACTCTGACAGTCGAGCTATGCAACAAACATCTCTGGCTTCCACTGTCTCCTGTGAGAATTTTGTTTCGCTCTTAGTTGGCcgccaatggattcctgagttgCAATAAACGTTACATGCTTAAAGCAGTACAGGGTCCGTTGGGTTGTCGAATGCTGCGAAAcgactatttatacatatatatagctatatttatgcgtgcatgtgtgtgtggtacacacacacacacacacacatatgacattTCTGGcactatttattcattatataacaAGACAACTCTCCAGCTGGATATGAAAGTATGACCCCTATCATATTTGGTGTATTCATATCTAGTCATCATAAACGTAGAATAATATACAGTAAATAAGTAATCAATAATGCactgtacatatatcaatatatattttatcatatcagATCACTAGCTTTAACAACAAATTTGTTCAGACAACTTTCAAATTTGTATTATTAAGATTTGCTCAAAATGCCACTCATGAGGTGTAAATAAACTCAAAATGCAGAGATTCCAGGTGTTATGTATCaggttaaaataaataaacattgatCCGTTAATTACCTCCTCAAAAACTTCCAGAAACTCTAAACTGATCTATCGCATTTCAAAAAACTCTTTAAATAACGATCATGTATTATCAAGGGTTAGCCTCGGCCAGACACTTGTTGAAATCCTGTAGAATGTGATCCCTGTCCATCATAACtgtgaagtagaagaaggagaccCACAACACATCCCATAGAAGTCCCACAACAATGCCCAGAACATTGAAGATTTTGTCACACTTCGAGAGACATTTGCTGCTCTTCCTCTGGTTCTTTCGACCCTTGTCCTCCTCGTCCGACTTCTCCCAAGGCATTTTGCGAAGTTTGACGTCGGGAGGCATGTAAACGGGAGGAAGATCTGCCGAGACGTCGACCCACTTCTGAACGGTTAGAGGCTGGACGGCCTCGCGGATTCTCCTCTCCTCGCACTTCTTCACGTAGACCCGAAGGAGGTAGAAGATCGAGTGATGGAGAACGACGAAGAACAAGCGCATGATGATCGCGAGGAAGATCATGTCGATGGTTTTGGGGCAAGCTGACGAGGGCGTGGTGGTGGCGATCTGGGCGAAGAGGGCCGCCACCACGATCAGGCACGAGAGGGTCACCATGATGCGGTCGCTGCAGAGGAGAGCTTActtctaatattatttttttacgagatttataaatgtatttatcagcgtattatatgaatatataaatcgaaATTGCACATAACTAGCTTTAGTCTTTTAATAAGATTAAATTATAGATATTAAGATTCAGATACATTTAAAGCAATGCaaaggtgtaggtgtaggtgtaggtgtaggtgtgtgtgtgcgtgtgtgcgtgtgtgtgtgtgtgtgtgtgtgtgtgtgtgtgtgtgtgtgtgtgtgtgtgtgtgtgtgtgtgtgtgtgtgtgtgtgtgtgtgtgtgtgtggagacttAAATTTAATAATATTGAATTACAGATTTTAAAAGCGCATTGGATGGTATCTCACGTTTAAATCAAAACATATATTGCAAGATcttatatattatgaaaattaatgtacatatattcacatacgtatTTTGTGGAACTTAACTAATATTGATCGATACTACTATTCATCATACAGAAATTTTAAATATTTCAGGTACGACTTTAGCCAGTTTTAGCATACCGTCACCTATGTGCAGACACAGGTCATAACCATTCAAAGAAAATACATcctcaatatacacatatacagtcttACAAAGTAATCTATGCTGAGTCAGCTTTACACAGTAGTCTTCGAACTTACCTGAAGTTGTCGACGCCAAAGAAGAGAGTCAAATAGCCTATGAGAGTGAGCACAAAGCAAGGGCCAAAAGTCGTAAAGATGTAGGAAGCGTAGCGTCTTTGGAGCAGGATCTTGAGACGAAGAAATGGGACAGGAGATCAGTTACACGGTAGGATTATACAGCTTATGAAACAGGATAAATATAGAAAGTTTCTTCGACAAGTACTTAAAACTACACGCATTGTAAGTTTATAGTATATTAGTTGTAGTATAATTCTAAAACtgcaatatatgaaaaatatatgaattacagGATTTTTTTACGTAAATTATGTCTTATAAgtacacagaaaataaaaaatatcaatcatGAATAGATAGACTGTAAAGGAGAGATTACAGCTATATACAACAGATCATACAAATATTCAATATAGGTTTACAGATtatcaaagaagaaagagaaaacgaaacacaaagaaaaaagaaaaaggaacttaCCTTGAAGGAAACCATCGTTACATTGCCATTCTCATCAAACTCTGGAGAATAACACACTCTGGAAGGCGTGAAGAGGGGCAGATCAGGGGTCTGTGGTGTTCCTGAGACATCCTTTGGGGAGAAAGAGTTCTGGTTTATAAAGACAtaagggtcttttttttttttgtaaggtacTGGAGTGTGTCTGTAAAGGGGCTTGTGTGTCGTTTGTGTTTGTTGGGGTATGTCTGTGTTGGcatggatttgtgtgtgtttgtctaagtGTTAATACGGGGCTTATATGCGTTGacatgggtgtctgtgtgtgtctatgtgttaatACGGGGCTTGTATGCGTTggaatgggtgtttgtgtgtttgtctatgtgttaaTACGGGGATTATATGCGTTGccatgggtgtctgtgtgtgtctatgtgttaatACGGGGCTTGTATGCGTTGGCatgggtgtttgtgtatttgtctatgtgttaatgcggggcttgcatgcattgacatgggtgtgcgtgtgtttgtctatgttttaATACGGGGCCTGTATCCGTTGACATAGGTTTGTGAGTGTTTATACACGAAATGGTATAAGTTTGtacctgtatgtgtttgtgttcgtaaaaattaaatgacaataataagccATGTCGTTTATACTGGATGAGAAATCTGGTTTCTTTTATTACTGacttcttatctttcctctttgtACATGTTATTGGTTGGTGATTTTGAGCTAAAGTATGTATTTTTTACGACTGTAACTTCTGTGTTGTTATAAAAAATCAAAACTTCACTCTTTCCATATTCAAGAAAATAATCGAAAAGCAcagagaaaatatagagaaaaaaacaaaacaagagaaaaaaaagtatgaaatataaaatcaGAAAACGAGTTTAAAAATGaccaaataatataataataataataataataataataataataataataataataataataataataataataataataataataaccaaagaaaaataaaagagaggagagagccagagaaagaaacACTCAAAACAGACGTAGAAAGAatcaaaacgagaaagaaaaacactgtAAAAGCTCACCACATAATGATAGACTCCCCTAAAAGACTTGCTGAGCTGCCGGATCGAGATGTTTGCTTCACACACATGGATATCGAAGGGGAACAGGTTGAGCTCGAAGCGACACTTGAACGAAGCTTCGAACACTTCGAACAGTACGAGGTGGGCGTTGCTGCTGCCGTTGTATTCGTAGCCTGCGAAGGAGAGG is part of the Penaeus chinensis breed Huanghai No. 1 chromosome 2, ASM1920278v2, whole genome shotgun sequence genome and harbors:
- the LOC125030639 gene encoding uncharacterized protein LOC125030639; this translates as MHTGLLPVGRFEWSLSHSGSRNMTLTACAKDQFTCSNGLCIPLENRCDGLEDCSDSSDEICSLLLPLPDTYQRRRPHQFFTDLNLTLSLMEVLEVDVYGSIWKAKMKLRTSWRDKRVLLFQMSEIPSDNILDKEVLWTPTTTLLNAVFTDEVAYLKDEGKLTALLAHRDGPGTAVTRSAFEGYEYNGSSNAHLVLFEVFEASFKCRFELNLFPFDIHVCEANISIRQLSKSFRGVYHYVDVSGTPQTPDLPLFTPSRVCYSPEFDENGNVTMVSFKILLQRRYASYIFTTFGPCFVLTLIGYLTLFFGVDNFSDRIMVTLSCLIVVAALFAQIATTTPSSACPKTIDMIFLAIIMRLFFVVLHHSIFYLLRVYVKKCEERRIREAVQPLTVQKWVDVSADLPPVYMPPDVKLRKMPWEKSDEEDKGRKNQRKSSKCLSKCDKIFNVLGIVVGLLWDVLWVSFFYFTVMMDRDHILQDFNKCLAEANP